The segment TTGATGCATATTTTAATGGCCAATATGCTATGTGATGGAATAGTTACAAAATGGTTAAGATAGGTTATGGTTTGGAAATTTATTGGACTTGATGTGCATGAATGAAATATGGTATGTTTACATGTTTAAGTAAAATatgaatgaattcatttgtggtgccttgtatggcatattggttgtatggatttGGTCTTTTGAATCAGtcatttcatgcatgttttggtaaggTTTTGGAGCTTTGAAGTGGTGTACAAAATGCTTGTAGGTACATGTTTGGGTTGGTGAtggatgtaacaccctaacttgtatccatcgtcggaacagggttacagagcattaccaaaatttatAGAACAATTACAGCTAactcatgtcatttactattcaaatCTGAAAATAGTCATATTGTTCCTTGAATGGACCCTCAAGGTCCAATTTAAGGATTAGAAAAAAATCAGAACTAAATCAGAATCTcaaagaattttttgcaaaatttcaaattttttcttcttTACAACGGTCACACACTAGagtgagtaggccgtgtggctcacacggccggGTGACATGcctatgtctcaggccgtgtgggcattcaacgTTAGACACACAACCacgtcccagcccgtgtccttacccatGTAAATCTCTAACTTGTGGCACACGGCcttccacacactcgtgtgctaagctgtgtggtcaatttaattttcaaaaattaggtgcaagattcacatggccaagacacacacccgtgttctaggccatgtgtcacacacagctaagacacacgcccgtgtctctacccatgtgcctGATTTgaagcattctatttctaaattttaagatgtaggggacacatgaccaaaCCATACACCTATGTGCcagacacacggccaagacacaagctcatgtgtctacttgtgtggacaaaataaggtcattttcTAGCCTGacttctcacccaaatttgccaacTACCTACACCAATACTTGCAATcatataccaaccaatccaagcattataACCAAGCCAACTCTATTATCTAGCATATTATATCATCACATGcattcatgtttataatcttaccattTATAAACATACATGTTTAACAAACTCAATTAAACATACTAAACACATATGTATTTATCATGATTTAACTTTCTAAATATACCAAAACCAactattactagccattccaataactagattacaaacaaccatttacaagccaacaatTATCCAAgttaacctgtaacaccccaaacccgacctagacgttatggtcagatctgtgatgtcacattggagtgttttcCAAAACTTTAATTGATGTAaaatccctttttttttaaacacTTCTTTAGCTTCATAACTAAACGGTTAGGAGGCCTAGTGCATTATGAAAACTCAAGTTGATTAggtaaaacattatttaaaccAGTTTATCACTAACTTTAAAGCTGTGTCAGTTACGAAAACCTTTAAAACATGTTGCGTGAGCGTGATGTTTTCagaaaaacatttgtttatatttttatgaatacTAGTGTCCTATAACTAACagatgaaataaaataattagataaataaatgttccaaattaagtaaaaattaaagcggccttattacataataaaaacctaatataaatttaattataaaaagagAATTTACTAGGTCGAGTAgccaccactgagtcctccgCCGCCTCGATCCGTCTAAGCTTGGAGACTTCCTACACAGATagcagatgggtgagtttatgaaaactcagtgtacgAAATCCCAAAATATcaaacaatcagagtaaacacGATCTAGGCCAAGGCATGCTAGttccagttagggccttagcccctttttcagtaacagtatcagtctaggcctaagcccaattTAGTAATAAaggcagtctgggccttagcccattttagtacAGTATGCAAACAAAGAATCCTACCAAATCCATCCGCTACAAACCATCTCCGTACTAGCCCTACAccccatgtggggataaaattgacccacccaaccctacacaccaggTTGTACCAATTTCGGTACTACAACAGTTTTCACAACAGAGCTgctagtaataggcttatagccttttagttcacttcctccaaaatcatgtATCCCACCCCATGAAATGCAACATATTTCCATACGTGTATGTAGAAATGTCATGCTTAAAAtagtcatacataatacaagggtatttcattcaatttaccttacaggggtataatggtcatttcattaGTATgtggtctaagtgtacttactaACCCACCAGTAGGTCCACAGTAGCCTcgagcgacccgtgcaaccttaacaatcaatcAGTGCTAATGGGCCTATAGCCCATGTTGCGGCCTATATGGGCCCACACtctcgtatggcccacatagcccaaaaatggcctcagCCATGTAGTTCACACAACCTCGCCCACAATTTACCATATTTAGTGCTATTTTTTTGTAtgtggcccacaagcccattgggcccacacggcccagttCAGCCTAACGTGGCCCAGTTCCATTTTGGTCCATGAGAATACTCGTGGCCATCCCAGACGGCCATGTTTAATTACACGTCCTGCCAAACGGGCGGCTACATGCCCCTAGCAAAAATCGCacgaaaaaggaaataaaaaggtGTTCGATGAATAATACCCCATGGTAGGAAAGAGAGAAAGCAATTGTTCGGCCTAAGAGATGCCAAAAGCTGAACCTTTGAGAAGAAAACCAAATGAGATTTGGCTAGGGGGAGACAACCCGCAACCACTTACCCAAAAAACACAGAATTTTGATAGCACCCCAGCAAGAAACAgctagaaaagaaagaagaaaagaaggagtCCCACACTCAGGGTATTCGGCTAGCAAAGCAGAGAAACCTAGAAGAAAACTAAACTAGAAAAGAGGGAGAAGGAACAAGAATGTTCCGGCAAAGGCTTATGAGTGAAACAAGGGAATGCTCGATCAAGGAGAGGAACGATTGAGAggcagaaaagaaaagaaggataTTCGGTTTGGGTTtgaagaggaaaagagaagaaaatatgCGAAAGGTCAATTCAGCCGCAACTTCAAAATGCAAAGATAGGCAACAAAAACTGACGAAAGGAGAGCAATACCTCAAACCAATTTCGGCACTCCCCTTGCCTATGATCGAATTGGTACCAAGAAGACTCCCACTTTTGGCCACTACTACCTCTCCTCCCTCTCTTTGATCCACTCCCCTATCTCTCCACAAATCTCTCCTCTTTTTCCTCACTTGACTGAATCAAATTCCCTCAACAACTCCTCTATCGTCCCACCACTAGTGTCCCAATGCCATCCAACCTCCCACACAACCATTTGCAAAAAAGAACTCTCTTGCGTGCAACTGGACTTGAACTCTAGTCCCTTGGCAGAGAAAAACTCCACATACCACTAGACCAACAGGCCTTTCATGACACGATCTCCCCACAGTTATTTAAAAGTCTACCAACAGAAGACAAGGGTTTATTCAAATAAAAGCTTAAATTTTGCTCAAGCCCAAGCTTGAACCCACAACTTCCCAGATACCCACAGAGCACTAAACCACTAAGCCAGACATACTTTCACGTCGAAAAcacacaaaataattttaatagggTTTTCgagatttggggcattacaattccaccttccttaaagaaaatttcggccttgaAATTTACATGGTCAGAATAGGTGAGGATATTGTTGCCGCActgcctcctcgggttcccacgtagcctcctcaGAACTGTGATTCTGCCAAAGAACTTCTACTAGTGGGATTGACTTCCTTCTCAAGACTTTTATGTCTCGATTCAAAATCTGGACTGGTTCTTCGTCGAAAGTCAGAtttggtctaacctcaatctccttaaCCGGTGCCATATGCATAGGATTAGAGCGGTAGCGTCTCAGCATAGAggcatggaacacatcatgaatccgctCTAATTCCAAAGGTAACTCTAACTGGTAGGCAACAGGTCTCAATCGTCTGAAAatacgataaggcccaataaaccttagGCGTAACTTGACTTTACGCCCaaatctcagtaccttcttccatggcgagacctttagAAAGACAAAATCCCTcacagaatactcaatttccttacgcttcagattcgcatatgatttctgttTGTCTGATGCTACCTTCAGTCTATCTCGAATTAATCTGACCTTATCCTCGATATCAAATACTAGCTGAGGACCCAGAACAcgccgctcacccaactcagtccaacacgacGAAGTGCAATACCTATGACCATATAGTGCTTCGTaaagtgccatctgtatgctagactggtagctattgttgtatgcaaactctgctagCGGCAAGTGATCCTCCCAACATTCTCCGAAGTCAATtacacaacttcttaacatgtcttctagtatctgaattaccctctcTGACtatccatctgtctgaggatgaaacacAGTATTGAAGTCCAATCGTGTAcctagagcttcatgtaacttcttctagaatcgaaatgtgaaacgaggatctctgtcagatattatggaaactggtaccccatgcagtctcgcTATCTCGGAGACATACAGGTTAGCCAGTTTCTGCAACGAATAATCTATGCGAaccagtatgaaatgagcagttttggtcaatcgatccactaTAACCCACACTGAATCTTTTTTAGAAGGCGTTAAGGGTAACCCGCTCATAAAATCCATaattactctttcccacttcccaCATCAGCATCTTAACCGGCTGAAGCAAActagaaggcaactgatgttctgcTTCAACCTATTGGCAAGTCAAACATTTCACCACAAAGTCGGTAATCTCACGCTTAAGACCTAGCCACCGATATACCTCACGGAGATCTCTATACATCTTATGTTCACCTAGGtgcatagcataggggctactatgcgcctctcgcaGTAAAGTCTGCCTTAAATCAGTATCCTTAggcacacaaattctacctctaaAATAAAGTACCCCTTCACTATTTAGCCCAAAATCTAGTGTATTACCATTCTCAATCTGCCGGAGCCGAAGACCCaatgactcatcttccaactgtttACTCTTAATTGGTTCAATCCACACTGGTTTAACTTGGAGCTCAGCCAataaactaccatcatcaaataagctaagacaagcaaacattgctctcagatcagtcatagccctacagATCAGTGCATcgaccaccacattagccttacgaGAGTGGTATttaatcgaacagtcataatccttaagcagctcaatccacctacactgcctaagatttaactccttctgagtaaggagatacttaaggctcttgtgatccatgTAAATGGTACACTTTTCACTGTATGCGAATACTACTGTGGCCAACACCAAGTCATGAGTCAGATAATTTGCCTCATGCATCTTAAGCTGACAAGATGCATAAggaaccaccttaccctcttgcattaacacacaacccaaaccaacgtgtgatgcatcactgtaaacaataaattccttcccagactccagttgaatcaagacaggggccttagtcagaactttcttaagcttctcaaagctctcttactGCGCatcatgtaacatcctgattttcggatttattcgcagttttcaatattttgtaaagattttaaaattttgtatttggatgtgaaattaatattttgagtaggtaaatgggcttatagaaggcccatgggttggccaaaacccggttggatttttgaattttggacttaaaaagGGTAgagggttctggctaagtggcccttaagtggagtgatgggtaaatcgcatcacaaatgagcctctggtaaagtggcaagggtgacaccactaggctcctagaaaagtggcgtgtggagcattggggaaggcatgggatcgattccctgtgttggcaaatagatgcatttatttttaagtgcgggaggggtaagtgttggagtccaagtggattctgctaaaggaaagtttgaatcagtccaaatgcttgaattaaggagtgataaggggagagatttaagggattgggtgagAGACTGAGAGTTGGCCaatttagggaattgaagaggaaaatttGGCGAGGGTTTAGGTTAATATTTCGGCACCTGTGGCTTTGTGAGGTGCCGCTTTTCCTCGCTTCGAGCACcacaagggttttctttttctctcttttcctctctagctgaaactttcacctatcctgttcttctttctctacttccttctccaaagccgtccatcaaacctgctattcatcagcacCCTTGCCAAAGTctcaaaagccgaaatcctgtgatcactgcttgtgccgatttcttcaaagccaggtccttctatgttcttttgtttttattaaatctacgattatcttttcttagtCCTAGAaacctgacggcaattctacttcaaggtcatagcctcatatcgtcatctccttcaccacccaaaagccgaaagtaccattggtttaggggcttatagccgaaacttcttcaacccctggattcgggttttaccattgttctaaggataaatctacactagattgcgtggaaatcaagtaggagtaaggggtaagtacttatcaacTCGAGATCCGttttattttacgatgttagaaaagtcaagtccctaaaaattagggaggtcatcgatttgagcataaggctttaagggtttgcaACTGATGTTTTATTtcagtgattagagtcttcttaagtgttggatcaaaagcgtgaatcattggaacaatcggattcggagctagctatcgattttggcaaaaaggtaagggttcaaaggctttttaggaacatgggtcgactttggttgagcaagttttgggtttagtgattacggtttgtaaataagaactgtgctaatcaattgtaggacatcgaagggatctcaagagcgatcgtcatgaatcgtgtgtaccgaacaccctttcttagttcaattcggcaaaagccgaaatgccgaaattccggcatttcgtgggcttgtgagtatgcgaatgctctcaagacgtagagtaattgttagatctagcaccgcaaggtggtaagtaagtttgtgtgacgtcttaatgtacttcggaaaaagagggcctcgatgggccaaaactgggcccaatgggcttacggaccaatatgggtaagagatgggcaaattagcatgttagttagatggtggaaccaaattacataaaacggctaaaaatttctaaaataacttgtgtagttgcgtaagtacgaaattacccctaaagagcataattaccgaaatacccctagggtttaaattagctaaaccgcatgattgattaatacttgtattgtacatgatatgctttattaaaatcattgcatgggattggggtattgatggaggaagtattgaaagtggttcatccacgtctcggaggctttgcctcaacttatcgatatttgagtgcgCTGTTTAACCGTGGAGTgtaggttgggtgggttgagatattccgcatatggagtgtagggtggtacgaggcggtgtagcggttggtgggttgagtagtctcccagatgggtttgcatgcattactactattgttacctatgttatcgaaccgggcctatgggccacattgttatgtaaaaagggctaaggcttTGCTATCAGATTCTAGAAAGGGCTTGGTCATCGTACTATTACCCgaatggggcttaggcccaatgggctcgagctgatttgggctttggatgggtttcagatacaccgaagttttcccaaactcaccctttttcttccatcctcgcagtgagccctagttggtggacttggagtcaagggattcggagtggctacACGTTTTCGAAATTCGCTTTCTtcgtgaactagattttccatattttcgcttatggttttgggtttttttgtaataaggtcgctaattatttttatggtttgggttgtttctttattatttaattctattatgataaaaccgAGCTATGATAACTAActaaatagattagctctaggacgattttcaaaaacattaagtgatttcaaaataacatgaatacgagtaagacttccgctaagcaaacgttttcaaccttaatcattttcttaagatggacctaaccaaacggttttctcaaaattatacgagatgttagagtgtggcaatggcggtgtgcatgtcaggattggatccggcggagcttggtacttaagcaaccgacggactcacctcctcttcttcctggtttcctacctggtgcacagcttccattcactttaaccaacttttaaaagtgtcttttacaacacccactaagttttccaactaagtaacacggaatgttttgaacgcttcgatgtggtgcatcagatccggtcataacgtctaggccgggtttggggtgttacacatcagtCCAGCTAAAAGGTATGCCCTTACGAAGTAGCTTAGTTAAAGGCGCGGTAATCAATGAGAACCCCTCTACAAATCTTCGATAGTATCCAGCCAGACCCAGAAAACAACGAATTTTCGACACAATCTTAGGCTGCTTCCAAGCTAAAATAGCCTCAACCTTCCGAAGGACAACCCTAGtcccctcagcagataccacatgatcAAGAAATGTTACCTCACGTAACCAGAcatcacacttgctgaacttagcgaaCAGTTGCTTCTTCTTCAAAATTTGCTGAATCACTTGTAGATGTTCATCATATTCACCCTCAGCCCATGAATAAACCagtatatcatcgataaacactactacaaaccaatccagatagggttgaaaaactctgttcatcagatccataaaggtTGTTGgtgcatttgtcagtccaaaaggcataaccaaaaactcgtaatgaccataacgagtctgtgacagccttaaaacgaccctagtcggaatgtggtttcgggaccacaaaaccgaggcataaaaataatttgatatttattttgatgcctataatatgtgttaattcatgtgtgacattttgatgctttaatttagagttataaatgtgaatttcactagaaaggacctagtagaaaactttgaaagtatgatggggaaatgtatgatgactaattaaagcatgcatgcaaaacaatggccttgcatgtcaaataccccttttacaagtgatggccgccatgacaaggagtatgggctaaacatgtcatgaaacatgttttgttggtgcattaggggaaacaataaacaactaagcatgggtagtaaagaaagaaaaaaaaaatgtgtgtgtgagtgaaaccccccccattgccgtacatggaagaaaagaaaagaaaaaaattttgcttatccatttcattctctcttgaccgaaaatactagagggaaggaggaattttgcttcatgcttgggttggaagaggattaggaagaggtttggctatatttgcatcaagattaaggtatgtttgatgttgtgccatgagattcatgcatgttttggttgctaacttgatgttcttattagcccatggatcaaatctttgttatatcatggggatggtatttggccaaggtggattttgagttaatgccattgcatgttaaatatgaagcttgatgatgatacatgtgatggtggattgaggactcttagattttctttgagcattttgaatgatatactaagttctttgtgtaatcgtgactaaaattatggtgttgtgatgtactcgccatggtacatccccaagtgtgatttatgctctttgcatggagagtaagatttgtgtttcaaatcatgttcatgtttagttacaatcaacttgagattcggctctagcatacatatatgtatatatgtttgagcatgatgtattggtatgacgatatactatcttaaggtatatacttacttatgatgatgttttggttatgaaggaaatgatagatgtgtattgagttacaatatggaaaggtattagttagtaaaatgtatgctgtttttgtgtggtaataagtgcataaatggcctcaacatggacatgcatattcgccacatgaagggaaattggtgtgcatgtattcggttagaggcaaccatattgaagccttatcttggcttagattgttgactaaatgggtaataagtgaggatggttgcgaatatacaaacatacatatgcatgtgtaattgaattatgaatgtttagcaagatggttaaactagttgatttattgattaagctcaaggagttaaagaaggagaatcaagcaaggaaaggCAAAGGTCattgagtagccgacttggactattttacccaacacaaggtaagtcattaagcatatatttgatattgcttaaatgattgtaatatctatgcaattgtgtttaatgagatgaaatatatacaaatgtatgtgtatgaaaagatgataatgttgaacgaaaagagatagtgaaatgtgtaggaagtttgcttggcactaagtgtgcgagaaatagatgtgtacggtgatgagattggcaatcgagtgtgcgagcttgtaatgtacggcactaagtgtgcgagtttggactatatggcactatgtgtgcgggcttgaatcgcgtggcactaagtgtgcgtgattgagtattaagcactatgtgtgcgaactctacatatatctccgattgaatatttatatggaggtgtgactctatcgagatgagtatggacagcggaaagagtaagtaccttgagttcatggctaatagatgctatgttcatgctcggggtggagttggtaagatttaaatctatgtgatgatttcaattgcatgattgttgcgaaatgaaatgatgtatggaaattgcttcaaatatcctattgaatagtatatgaaatgtaaatgtatgacttggtatgagattgatccgaaggatctaaggaactatggtatagttcgcacggctagaacacttggccttgtttcattatttcattttatgataatgttattaatggatggttgtggaatgcttatgacttactaagttataaactcactcggtgttttcttgtcacccattttaggttccttgggctcgtctccttttgggtgttcagaatcacaactaagtcatcacaccggcgagcaattttggtattgtcttcttagtcgacttaggagaacatttggcatgtatgagctattttgttttgttaaattttgggttgtaaactttaagccatgtgaaaatggcctatgtggtcgcttgagtgggatgctagaatctatagccacgagtcttagaaaccttaattttgataaggtggccataatttgtgtcacgatgatggatgagtagtaaggctaaggaaggattcatgaaattggcatagtctcatcgcagtaactgttgcggacagcagcagtgatatgagatcgaaaaatcactaaaatagtagaagtggaattaatagctaaaaaaatttatgtactcgaagcttgatgggtctattttcatatggatgaaacgaaacgaccatatgagctgtattttaagagatattaaagttctcgtaaaacagggccagaacggtttctggatcccctgtttcgactttggaaaatcattgtaaattaaccagagataattaggagtcatgccatatatttgtagattcatctctgagtcta is part of the Gossypium arboreum isolate Shixiya-1 chromosome 5, ASM2569848v2, whole genome shotgun sequence genome and harbors:
- the LOC108465366 gene encoding uncharacterized protein LOC108465366 encodes the protein MALYEALYGHRYCTSSCWTELGERRVLGPQLVFDIEDKVRLIRDRLKVASDKQKSYANLKRKEIEYSVRDFVFLKVSPWKKVLRFGRKVKLRLRFIGPYRIFRRLRPVAYQLELPLELERIHDVFHASMLRRYRSNPMHMAPVKEIEVRPNLTFDEEPVQILNRDIKVLRRKSIPLVEVLWQNHSSEEATWEPEEAVRQQYPHLF